The Hemibagrus wyckioides isolate EC202008001 linkage group LG15, SWU_Hwy_1.0, whole genome shotgun sequence genome window below encodes:
- the uts2a gene encoding urotensin 2, alpha, with amino-acid sequence MVCNLLLSWTLLLLSVGPLLAHPVSETADMSYPGPDSAEEPGALGPEDLDLISLLQRTAGLSYSPLLSKDGLRVSGLLPKEALKEVLLEKPGHLSSLNHILGIKRPYRKRGNGSDCFWKYCV; translated from the exons ATGGTCTGTAACTTGCTCCTGTCTTGGACTCTTCTCCTGCTTTCCGTCGGCCCTCTGCTGGCACACCCGGTCTCAGAAACGGCAGACATGTCTTACCCTGGACCTG ACTCAGCTGAGGAGCCAGGAGCGCTTGGTCCCGAGGACCTGGATTTGATCAGCCTTCTCCAGAGGACAGCAGGCCTCAGTTACTCCCCGCTGCTCTCTAAAGATG GTCTCAGAGTGTCAGGGTTGCTCCCTAAAGAAGCTCTAAAAGAG GTTCTGCTGGAGAAACCAGGCCATCTAAGCTCTCTCAATCACATACTTGGCATTAAGAGGCCATACAGAAAGAGGGGCAACGGATCTGACTGCTTCTGGAAGTACTGTGTTTAA